The following is a genomic window from Spirosoma foliorum.
TATACACCACCAACGGGAGCGGCATAGCGTAGGTCAACATCTAAGAAAGGGACGGGCGTATAACCTACACCGACTTCCAACGCGTACGTAAAATCTTTTACTTCTAAATTCTGCGCTTCGTACTTATTCAGCAGATTTGTTGTGCCTGTACTGGCCGGAATATCCGTTTTAGGGAAAGATACGCTTGAGTTGGCATTAATGGCCCCTGACGTAGTTCGGGTGGCGGTGGCTTTCTGAACAAAAATAAAGTTGGGCCCAGCATAGCCTCGGAGTTTCCCGCCCATCCAGCGTTTACCGATCAGTACGGGAACATCAACCGCCTGCAATACCGACTCTGATACAACATTCAGCGTTGCATTGAGTATTCCTGGTTGAACAGTGATGGGGAGAGCATTGGCTAAAGTAGAGCTAGCGTTTACATCAATGGTAAGAGCGCCAACCTGTTTCAGTACGAATCGATTGTACGTGACTTCAGCCTGAATAAAAAAGGTGTTGAAGTTTTTCCGTGCCCACAAGCCACCTGAATAGCCGTAGCCGATACCATTATTTTTATTTTCCAGGTTAGGAACTTGAACGCTCCCCACCGTTTGGCCAGGAATGGTCGTATAGCCGTGGGTAAACGTGGCTCCGCCTTTGATACCAAATTCAAGAGATCGAACGGTATTCTGAGCAAAGGCTGCCGACGCACTCACCAGAAGTAGCGTGGCCAATGAAAGTTGACGTAGTTTCATGAGTGAGTTTATTGTTGCAACAGTACACGACGATAGTTGGCTGGATTAACCTGTGGAACCGTCGAACCGTATTTTGTATTGATTCCTTTAATGATTTCGTTGGCCATAAGTGCATACCCGGCAGGGGTTAAGTGAATGCCATCGAGACTAAATACGCCCCCCTGAATAAAGCTGGAACTGTAGCTGATGCCGTTTTGGGTAAAACCGGTTGCTGCCTGACTTAACACCGTGTTTGGATCAACATAGGCGGCACCTTTGGCGTCTGCCTGGGCTTTCATGATGCCGTTGTAAGTAGTAATCGCCGTGTTTAGAGCCGTTACCTCATCGGCATCCAGTACATACTGGGTAGGTAATGGATTGCTGGCGCTAAGACCATAAGGGCCAGTTTTTGTTCCAACCGCTGTACTTCCAATTTTAGCGTACTCCAGAGCGTTTGGAATCATCAGCAAATCGCCAGTCTTCGTAGCGCGAACACCCTGGGCTGTTTGGATCACTAAAGCTGTAATCGCTGGTGTAGGGTTATTAAGCACTAAGTTGATTTGTGCCACTGCCAAAGATACCGTTACCGTTGAAAAATATGGCGTTATGATAATGTTGGGAATGCCCATAACAACGCCTTTACGACCACCTTCGGCTAATTTGTTCATTGCAGCCGTGAAATTTGTGGTGAACAGGTCAACAGGCGTAAGGGGCGTAACACCACCACTTGTTGCATAACCAAGCGCATCGTTGTTCCCTAACCAGCAGGAATAGAACGTAGCCCCGCTCAGGTTATCACTCATATACTGGAAGTAGGTAGTTGCTGGATTCGCTACTAATCGTTCGAAATATTGATTCCCTTGTGTGGACCCATAACCAACTGTCAATATATCCGATACCCGTATACCCGGAACCCCTAAATTCTGATTCGCATCTGTGAATTTGGTTAATAAAGGGGACCCGCCTGCTGTATTTCCCCCCCGTGCGGCACCGGGTGCTACCTGCGCAATAGACGTGATCAGGGTAGTTGGATCAGCCAAGGAGGGCACGCGAATAAGTTTCAGATAACCAGAACCGGCTGCCTGAGCTTCGGTGAAGAGCGGTTGCACAAAACTGCCGCCACCAACAGTTGTAAACTGACCTGCCAGAATGCTAGGGTACGAATTAAGCTGGCTGTCACGATAAAGACCGCCATCGGCATAACCAGCTGTTAGTGAGTTACCCACGGCCACATACTTTGTGAAGTCGGCACTGCCTTTGGTTGGGGTCGGCGTTACAACACCGGCATTCGGATCAATGTCATTATTCGTGCAGGCAGTTAGCCCAACCACTGTGGTCAGCACTAATCCCCACCGAAACCTATTCTTGACTTTCATTAGCGTATATAGGTTGGTTGAAAGAAAGATAAAATTGTAAAAAAAGAACGCAAAAGTAGTGGCTTTCTGTTACCCCACGCCCATTTAATCGTCAAATCGTTACCAGAAGGCGAGAGGCTCTTAAACAAACCTTAAACCCAATCTGTTGTTTGTCACGAATGAGTTGGCGTTATTGCCGATCATTATACATGTTTCATTAAAACTATACTAAGCCAATGGGTCTGTTATCATTTTTTAAGGGAGTAGGCGAAAAGATTTTTCACAAAGATGAGGTGGTTCCACAACCAGCAGAAGCTGAAAAAGTTGAACCCGTTCGCGCTCAGGCTCTGCTTGACCACGTAAAGCAGCTGGGACTTGCTTACAATAGCTTGACGGTTAAAACAAAAGGAGATACCGTCACCATAACAGGTTCTGTAAAAACGCAGGAAGATTCTGAGAAGATCGCGCTGGCCGTTGGTAACGTTGAAGGCGTATCGGCTGTTGATAACCAACTGGTTGTTGATGCACCCGCTCCAGAAGGTAAATTCTATACAGTAAAATCGGGCGATTCACTGTCGAAAATCGCCAAAGAAGTATATGGCGATCCGATGAAATACGGCATTATTTTCGAAGCGAATAAGCCAATGCTGAAAGATCCTGATCTGATCTATCCTGATCAGGTATTACGGATTCCGCAATTATAGAAGTATAGAGTTATAAAGTAATAGGGTTATTGAGTTATAAAGTTTTAGGGCTTCAAGTCCACTTTATAACTCAATAACCCTATTACGTTTGTTGGCCATAACATTTGGCCCCAGGAACGGTTCTATTGGTCTCAACTCAACGAAGAACTCATGGCCGTTCATTTATTGTCATATCTGAAAGAACAGTTCACCCCAGCCGTAGTCGATCAATTGGGGAGTGAACTAAGCGAATCATCGGCTAGCACGCTTAAAGCGATTAATGGCGTGCTACCAACTCTCTTAGGAGGACTCACACGGCATATTCAGGCCACAGGTGGAAGTTCATCCATTATTTCGTTCCTGGATAAAGAGGATTATGGAAAAACACCCCTCAATGTGAGCCAGTCGATTAGTGAACATATCATTAATGCGAATACAACGGCTAACAGTCGTGATTTCCTGGATCATATTTTTGACGATAAGCTTCCTCGCGTTATTGAACTCATTAGTATATACAGTGGTACGAAACCGCAATCGGTGCACACGATTCTGACTCAGGCAGGCATAATACTAATGGGCGTTTTAGGCCGTCAGGAGCAGGAAAAAGGACTGAGTGCCGAAAATCTGCAAACGCTGCTATTGGGGCAGGCTACCGAATTCAAACAGGCATTACCGAGTGGACTTGACGGAATTGGGAGCCTTTTAGGTTTCAACGATCTGGTTACCCCTACAGGGCCACAAACTGAGGTTCAAGGGACTGATAATCTTAGTGGAACGATTATCAATCCGAACATTCCTAAAAGCACCGAAGGTGAAAGGCGACATGAAAATGTGCGCTGGCTCCGTTGGGCACTAATTGCCATTGCCTTACTGGTCGGTTTTATGTTTGTACAGCAATGCCGCGAAAACCAGAACAGTGTCGATGGCATCAGCACGGACTCCACAGCCCGTGTCGAATCCGATGCGGTTGAAGACACATCGGCGGCTACCAAGGCAAGCATACGGCAAGCTCACGGACAAGTATCAGACTCAACAGTACCCGGTCCGCTTGGTATTCGTGATTCCACGAAGATGAAGCGGTAAGAAGTATGGACGCAAGATACGTCCATCACTACGCCAAAAAAGTAAGTTAATCTGTCAATAGGTTGGTCGGTAAGTGCGCCGGGATTGGTTAACTTGCCGATCAATTTGCCGCTGTGGCAGTTCGCTAACTTGTTTATCTTTTATGTTTGTTGACGCCATTGAACGCGTTGATTTGTTTACCCGACCGCTGCATTCAATTGTCAGACTCTACGGTCATGATGGCATTATACCCGGCACGGCTACTCTTTTTTTTGTGAACCAGGAAGGCTATGCGATCACCTGCAAACACGTTGCGGATTTAGTGGCTGAGGCCGACTCTATTTTTCGACATTATCAGGAGTTTCAGGGGGCACGTCGGAATGTGCTGAAAGAAAAAAATGCCGCTTATCTGGTTAGTCAGCTGGAAACGAAATTTAAACTCAGTGTCGATACGATTATTCGCATACGGAATAATTTTGTTGGCTGCGTTGATCAATTTCAGCAATTGCACATCGAACGACACCCCACTCAGGATTTAGCCCTGTTACGTTTTGAAGGCTATAATCGATTACTCTATCGATCGCACGCCACGTTTCTGGGCGATACAAGTCGAGTCAAACCGGGTCGTAGTTTGTGCCGGTTGGGGTATCCTTTCCCAGAGTTTACGAATTTTCGCTACAACCCATCTGTCGACGATATTGAGTGGAATACATTAGGGCGCACCAATTCTCCTTCTTTTCCCATTGACGGTATTGTAACCCGATTAGTTGGCGATGCAAACAGTATTACGGGTATTGAAATGAGTACGCCCGGCTTACGTGGGCAAAGTGGTGGCCCTTTGTTCGATAGTAACGGTTTGATTTATGGCATGCAGTCGGCTACGAGCCATTTGCACCTTGGTTTCGATATTGAAGATCATGAAGTGCTGGTGAACGGACGAAAACGGAGAGTGTCTAATTACCCGTTTCTAAACGTCGGAAAATGCGTTCATGTTGACGTGATTAAAGCCTTTTTACGCGAGAAAGGCGTAACGTTTTATGAAGGATAGCAACCTGCTCTACTAATTATATTACGTAAGACTTTGGGGCGTTGACTGTATCTTTGCGCGGTCAACGCTTTTTTTATGACTCAACCCGACGCTCAACAGGCAACCCAAATCGCTCTTTCGGCTGATGCTCGTGCGCTGCTCAAACAATTAATAGCGACTCCGTCGTTTAGCCGACAGGAAGAGCATACCGCAACATTAATCGAAGCGTTTTTGCGGGAAAAACAGATTCCGTTCAATCGGCTGAAAAATAACGTCTGGGCGCAGAATTATCACTTCGATCCTGATAAGCCAACTCTGTTACTGAATTCACACCACGATACGGTTAAGGTAAATCCATCCTGGACACTCGATCCATTTGAGCCACTTGAGCGCGACGATAAGCTGTTTGGGTTGGGAAGTAACGATGCTGGCGGTTGTCTGGTGTCGCTGTTGGCCACTTTTGCTTACTTCTACGATCGGCCTGGTATGCGCTATAACATTGTGATGGCAGCGACCGCCGAAGAGGAAATTTCGGGTCGTGATGGACTGGAATTGTTATTGCCTGAACTTCCGCCGATTAGCTTTGCTATTGTGGGTGAACCCACCGAAATGCAGTTGGCCATCGCCGAAAAGGGGCTACTCGTACTTGATTGCACGGCGCATGGCGTGAGCGGTCATGCGGCACGTAATGAGGGAGATAATGCCATTTATAAAGCAATTCGGGATATAAATTGGCTTACTACCTACCAATTCCCGAAAGTTTCACCAACGCTTGGCCCCATTAAACTATCCGTAACTATTATCAATGCGGGAACGCAGCATAATGTTGTTCCGGATACCTGCACCTTTACAATCGATGTACGTGTAACCGAGCAGTATACGCTCGAAGAGGTTATTGATACGATCCGGAAAAATATTGAGGCTGAGGTAAAACCTCGGTCAATTCGCCTGAAACCGTCCTCAATTCCAGCCGATCATCCCATTGTGCAGGCTGGGCTTGCATTAGGACGTCATACCTATGGTTCACCAACAACATCTGATCAGGCCGTGTTGAACTGCCCATCGCTCAAATGCGGACCGGGCCATTCGGGACGGTCGCATTCGGCTGACGAGTTTATTTATATCCGGGAAATTACAGAAGGGGTAACGGGTTACATCCAGATGCTGGAACAGATAATCTGAACAAGTAAGTAGCGCTTAATTGTCATACAACGTGGTGCTGCACAACGTATGGAGCTTATCGCGAGTCCGCAATAGCCGCATTTTGATCGCACTTTCCGACATGTGGAGTTGCTCGCTAATGGCTTTGATGGACAAGCCGTCTTCGTACTTGAGTCTTAACAGATTGGTTTCCTGTATTGATAAATCGTTCATCTTACGCTCCATGAGTTGCCATTGGGTGGTAGTAGACGAATCGGGCTCGGCCGCTATGTTCAGTGTTACATCGGATAGTAACTCAACTGACATTCGTTTACGTTGCCTAAGCTGATCGAGGCAATGATTATGAGCAACTGAAAAAAGCCAGGTTGCCAATGATGAGCGATTTTGGAAGGTTTGCAGTTTAAAGAACACCTTAACAAAAATATCCTGCGTAAAGTCTTTTGAGGCTTCCGGGTCCTGGGTCATTGACAGACACTTCAGATAGACTTTGCCAACATACCGATTATAGATGGCTTCAAATGCGTCTTTTTCTTTCGAGCTTTGGCAAAAAGTCGTGAAGTTTTTCTCTGTTAGATAAACATTTTCCATGGTGTAATGAAGAAGTTAAGCGCTATATAGCGTAGCAGACCAGAATGGCCTGTACGCTATATAACTTTAAGGTACGGTAGGTAAATAAATAGATGGTAAGTATTACGAAGGCTGCTCGACTACAGGAACGAGGTTTGTAAATTAGAACAGATCGAATCCTCAAAGGTCAACTTCTGTCCTTACAAAGTCCGGTGATTTTATATCAAAAACCGGTACTCCTGTCCCAAATACCTCATCACCGCTACATAAAGTAATGATCTACTATATATTTTCTTTGTTAGTGTATAGTGAATGTGTCTTTCTTTGCTTTTGATTTAATTTGTACGAGCGAACGCGGAGGGCGACATTTTATACACTTTTCGGAATGAACGAGCGAAGTAAGAGGGATCTTCGAAACCAACCAGATAAGCTGTTTCAGATACGGAGTGACCTTCACGTAGAAATTGAGCTGCTCGTTTTAGTCGATAATTGCGGATGAACTCGCCCGTTGAGGTATCGACCAGCGCTCTTAACTTCCGGTGTAAATTCATGCGGCTCATGCCACTTGCTAACGTGAGTTCTTCAGCACCAAAGGTAGGTTCATCCAGGCGCTCCTCAACTAGTTGGCAGAGTTTCTCAATAAGTGGATCGGTAGGCGCAGGAGCCTCCTCCACTGGAGCGGTACTGGTGAGACTGGCTAGTACCCATTGTTGTAACTGATGACGCTGCTCCAAAAGATTGCGGATACGTAGCTGCAACTCCTGAATATGAAACGGCTTGGCGATATACGCGTCGGCTCCTAAAGCCAAACCTTCCAGCCGTTCATTAACGGCAGCTTTGGCTGTCAATAGAAGAACCGGAATATGATTGGTCCGGGAATCTTCTTTTAGCTTCTTGCAGAGGGTATACCCATCCATACCAGGCATCATGATATCGCTGATAATTAAATCGGGTACCAGACTAGTAGCCAGTTCCCAGCCTGCCAGGCCATTTTCAGCCTGATGGATCGAATAAGAATCCAGTAAGTTATTAACAATAAAATCTCGTAGCACCTCGCTGTCTTCGACGACAAGTATAGATGAGGTTTTGTCTGTTGGTTTCCTTTTGGGAATACGCTGCACAACAGGTTCAACTTCTATGTCAACAGGTTGTGTAGCAGACTTAACTGCTGTAACTGATGGGGTAGAAAGTTCGGTGGTAACGGATCGATAGGGTAAACGAACGATGAACGTGGTTCCTGAGTTTACAGTGCTAGTTACCTGAATTGTACCCGATTGAAATTCAACTAATTCTTTCACTAAAGCCAGGCCAATGCCTGAACCTTCTTGTTGTAAATAATACGCTTGCCCCGACTTTAGTAGTTCTATCTGGTTGTTTTTTGCCTGATAAAATCGATCGAAAATATACGGTAGGTTTTCGGACGCAATGCCGATGCCATTGTCAGAAACGGATAGCTGAATCCAGGAAACGTCTGTCTGCTCCTTATTTTTAGGTATAGACTTCCCTAAAGGTAGCGGACTAATGGCCAGGTCGACACCTACTTTGCCGCCTACGGGCGTAAATTTCAGGGCATTAACGGTCAGATTATTAATAATTCGTTCCAGTTTCTCCATGTCAAACCAGTACTGCGGAGGCATATCTTCGGCCTGAAACGTTAGTTCAATGCTTTTTGCCTTCGCCTGAGGCTCTAGTACGGAAACGAGCTTATGGACAAAAGACTTAAGATCACCGAGGCTTTCGTTTAATTGAAGACCATTTGCCTCGGCTTTCGACAGATCAATTAACTGGTTAACCAGCTCCAGTATTTGCCCTGCATTTTGGTTGATTAAGTTAAGTTGATACTGGTCATCGTAGGTGTGAAGCCGCTTTTTTAGGGTTTCTACAGGACCCAGAATTAAGGTTAGTGGCGTTCTGAATTCGTGCGCAATATTGGTGAAGAACCGGGCTTTCATTAAGTCAACGGCCTTAAGTTGCCTGGTTTCCTGTTTGGTCAGATAGGCGTTGACCAGCATATAACCCAAGGCGGCTATGCCAAAAATGTATAGTAGAATTGCCCACCAGGTGGCCCACCAGGGCGGACGAATTACGAGCGTAATCTCCCGAATATGTTTACTCCAGATACCGGATGTATTCGATGTATTTAATTTCAGCGTATACGCTCCCCAGCGTAAATCGGTGTATTGAACGATAGGTTCACGCGGTTCAATCCATTGCTGATCCAAGCCAACTAACTGATAACGATACCGGATTTTCCCCTGACGATTGTATTGCATAGCCGCAAAATCAATCGTTATAAAGTTCTGATTATACGGTAAATCAAGGTGGGTGATAGCTTGAACAGGCAGCGAATCGGTTAGTGGCCCAGGGGAAATTGACTGATTGTTTAGTTGAATGTCAGTGATTTGGGTAAGTGGCTGATACGTATCGTCGTGTAATTGGGAAGGATAGAAGGACGTGATTCCACCCAGGCCACCCATCAGGATACGGTCGTTTGGGAGGTGCAAGAAGTGAAACCGGTTGAATTCGTTTTCCAGAAGACCGTCTTCTTTTTTATAAACGCAGGTCTGAAAAGATCGGCGGTCCATGCGGCAAAGCCCCTGGTTAGTGCCAATCCATAAAAAGCCTTTTTTATCAGGAATTGCCGAATAGATTACATTATTGGGCAAGCCTGTTTTGGTGGAAAACCGGCGGCAGGTGCCCGTTCGCTTATCAAAACGACACAAACCATTCCCAAACGTGCCCACCCATAAAATGGCTGGGTCAAGAGGATCATCGAAAAGACAAAACAGTTGGTTGCTGCTCAGCGAATTTGGATTGGCTGGTTGATTTTTGTAGGAACGAATTTGCCCACTAACCCGATCGATCCGATAAAGCCCTTGCGTATTTGTGGCCAGCCATATTGCCTGGTTATCAATCACTACCTGAAGAATGGTACCGTCTACTCCCAGCGACGAACGAAGTTGCTGCTTCGAACTGTCGGGCGGGTTTGCTGCCCGAATGGGATATTGAAACGAAACCCACCTGCCATTTTCATACCACATCGCCAACGATTGCGTTACTGCCCAAACACGGCCTGCAGGATCGGTAGCCATGGGTACTATTAAATCCAGCCAGGTCGAGTTTGCCAATAAATGAGCTGGAAAAGGGATCGGACTAACTTGCTTCGTGTTCAGATCAAGCTGATAAAAGCGTCTGTCGCCCATATTGAACCACAGCTTTTCCGCTTTATCAATGGTGTAACGAAAAAAGTAAGGATAGGCGGCAGGAGATATTTTCGGTAATTGGGATGTCGGTACGCCTAACTCGCGATGGAATAGATCTTCGTAAAAATTGAGCTGGTAAGGAGCAGCCTGAAACACTCCGGCATTGAGGTTGTATTTAAATACACCGACTTCATTAGTGCCTGTCCATAGCACATTAGACCGATCAATGAACAGACTTTCGAAGCCTATTCCTTCGGGCAATTTTGCCAATACACTTACGCCCTTTGCTTCGTTGTAGTGAAACAGAATGCCATATTGATAAAAGTATTCATTCCCTTCTGTATCTGTTACGAAAGAAACCTGGAACTGTTTTACCGGGTCGACTTCGTGGCTAGGTAAGGTAATCGATCGTGTACGGCCCGACTGAGGATCGAGCAATAATACAGAGCTGTCTAATAAGATAAACAACTCACCACTAGGCCGTATGCTGATTCCTTTAACATTGTTGTTGGGAAGTGGATAGCGTAAAAAACGTTTTGTTGGCGAGTCGAGTCTATACAAACCATTGGTAGCGCATGTCCAAATGATTCCTTGCTTGTCTTGCACGAAAATGCCCGCTCCGGCAAAAGAGCTTAAGGGTAAAGGGGCTTGATATTGATATTGTTGTACCCGATAGGTATCCGGCTCAATGCAGATAATTCTGTTTGAACGGAGGCAAATCCATAATCGACCTTGCTGATCAACGTAATGATGATGAATGTGGTCCTGACCTAGCTGTTGCTTAAAAAAAGGTTGCCTCGAAATATTGACAAATTTCTCAGTAACGGGGTCGATTATATCGATATCATTATAGTCGCTGAATACCCAGATGCGTCCTTGTTTATCGAAACCCAGACCAGAAAGGCTTAACGAAGAAATGCCCGGTTTACCATCTGTAGTAGGCTGAAATACTTTAAACTGCTTTCCATCATAACGGCATAGGCCATCACGAGTAGCCATCCAGATAAAGCCCTGACGGTCCTGTACAATACCAGGAACAAAGGCTTGCGGTAAACCTTGTTCACTCGTTATGGCCTCAGGCTTGGGTAACGTAATGCTCTGTCCACATACCGATACCGCGTTTTTGCCAACTAATGTTAGAAAAAACAGGGTCAGAAAGAGGGCGATTTGTCGGTAATGAGCCAAAGCTGGGCAGAGTTGTCTAGTCAGGTAAAAATAGCTCGCTATTTTATTCTGACGAGTAATTAGCGAGAGAATCAATTATAAATCATTACTGATTCTTACCACTAAGTAGGTGGCGAAGGTGATTGTTATTTTAGATTATACCATGTAGTCGGAAAATTGCTCTAAGGTACAATGGATTAATCTATGGGCCGAAAAAGGCTCTGTGGTTTGTACCGTTTTGGTTGATTAATCTCATCAGAAAGGTAGTTTTTACTTACTTTTAAGACCTAAAATTAACCTATTCCTATGCGTTTGTCTCGTGCTTTTACTGGATTATTGATTTCAGTTGCCTTAACCCGCCTTACCGCTCAACCGACAGTTAAACCAACTCCACGTCAACTTGCCTGGCAACCGCTCGAAACCACAGCCTTTCTGCATTTCACGGTAAATACATTTACGGATAAAGAGTGGGGAGATGGCACCGAAAGTCCGGCTATTTTCAATCCAACTAAACTGGATGCCCGACAGTGGATCAAGGCCCTGAAAGAAGCTGGCTTTAAAATGGCCATCATTACAGCAAAACACCACGATGGTTTCTGTCTCTGGCCATCTAAAATGACTGAGCATTCGGTAAAAAATAGCCCCTGGAAGAACGGTAAAGGAGATGTCGTTCGTGAAGTGGCCGATGCCTGTCGTGAATTCGGGTTGAAATTTGGGGTGTATCTCTCACCCTGGGATCGGCATGAACCGCGTTATGGAACAGCGGCTTACAACGATTACTATAAGAGCCAATTACGCGAGCTATTAACTAATTACGGCCCTATTTCGGAAGTCTGGTTCGATGGGGCGAAGGGCGAAAATGCCAAAGACATGACTTACGATTTTGCGGGTTACTGGGCATTAGTTCGTGAGCTGCAACCCAATGCCGTCATGTTTTCGGATGCAGGTCCCGATGTTCGCTGGGTGGGTAACGAAGCGGGGAACGCGGGTGAAACCTGCTGGTCGACCATCAATACGGACGGGTTGGCCCCCGGCGTGGCTGATTCGAAATACCTGAATCGGGGCGATGCGACGGGCAAACAGTGGGTGCCAGCTGAGACAGACGTATCAATCCGACCAGGTTGGTTTTATCACCCCAAAGAAGACGATAAAGTACGCTCGGGGAAAAATCTGGTTAATCTCTATTATCAGTCAGTGGGGCGAAATAGTTTGTTGTTGTTGAATGTGCCGCCTAATCGTGAGGGACTTTTTTCTGCGCCAGATCTGGCAAGTTTGAAAGAGTTTCGCAGTATTCTGGATGAGACGTTTAAGCAGAATCTGGTAGCAAAACAGCCCAAACTAACCGATAAGCAGCTCGGTACTTTCACCACGCTGACCGCCAATCAACCGATCACGATTGACCTGAATGGCGAAAAAACCTTTGATCGCATATCGATTCAGGAGAATATAGCTAATGGCCAGCGCATTGCCAGTGGTCGGGTCGAGTATTGGGATGGTTCGGAATGGAAATCGCTCCAGACATTCACAACGGTAGGCTATAAACGACTACTGCGATTCCCAGAGGTGAAATCATCGAAGCTTCGTTTGTTTATAACCAACGCCAATGGCCCCATAGAACTGGCAGAAGTAGGCGTTTATAAAGCATCGGCGCGGGAATAACGATAGCGCGAGCGTCTACGCTCGTGCTGACTATTCTCTGGCCTCTGGCCAGTATTAATTAATATCCAATCGGCCAGAGGCCGAAGAATAATCAGCATAAGCGTAGACGCTCGCGCTATCGCTCAGCTAGATTGCTTCTAAATTATCCTGATTAAGTAGGGCGAATAAACTTTCAGAATTACCTTGCGTTAAGCATGTAAAGAAAGGGGCTTCATGAAATCAATGGTTGCTTTTTTGCTGGCAGGCCTAATTCTGGGAAACAGTTTGTTGCCCGGTTTTGG
Proteins encoded in this region:
- a CDS encoding RNA polymerase sigma factor — its product is MENVYLTEKNFTTFCQSSKEKDAFEAIYNRYVGKVYLKCLSMTQDPEASKDFTQDIFVKVFFKLQTFQNRSSLATWLFSVAHNHCLDQLRQRKRMSVELLSDVTLNIAAEPDSSTTTQWQLMERKMNDLSIQETNLLRLKYEDGLSIKAISEQLHMSESAIKMRLLRTRDKLHTLCSTTLYDN
- a CDS encoding DUF459 domain-containing protein, whose amino-acid sequence is MKVKNRFRWGLVLTTVVGLTACTNNDIDPNAGVVTPTPTKGSADFTKYVAVGNSLTAGYADGGLYRDSQLNSYPSILAGQFTTVGGGSFVQPLFTEAQAAGSGYLKLIRVPSLADPTTLITSIAQVAPGAARGGNTAGGSPLLTKFTDANQNLGVPGIRVSDILTVGYGSTQGNQYFERLVANPATTYFQYMSDNLSGATFYSCWLGNNDALGYATSGGVTPLTPVDLFTTNFTAAMNKLAEGGRKGVVMGIPNIIITPYFSTVTVSLAVAQINLVLNNPTPAITALVIQTAQGVRATKTGDLLMIPNALEYAKIGSTAVGTKTGPYGLSASNPLPTQYVLDADEVTALNTAITTYNGIMKAQADAKGAAYVDPNTVLSQAATGFTQNGISYSSSFIQGGVFSLDGIHLTPAGYALMANEIIKGINTKYGSTVPQVNPANYRRVLLQQ
- a CDS encoding S1 family peptidase; the protein is MFVDAIERVDLFTRPLHSIVRLYGHDGIIPGTATLFFVNQEGYAITCKHVADLVAEADSIFRHYQEFQGARRNVLKEKNAAYLVSQLETKFKLSVDTIIRIRNNFVGCVDQFQQLHIERHPTQDLALLRFEGYNRLLYRSHATFLGDTSRVKPGRSLCRLGYPFPEFTNFRYNPSVDDIEWNTLGRTNSPSFPIDGIVTRLVGDANSITGIEMSTPGLRGQSGGPLFDSNGLIYGMQSATSHLHLGFDIEDHEVLVNGRKRRVSNYPFLNVGKCVHVDVIKAFLREKGVTFYEG
- a CDS encoding M20 family metallo-hydrolase — encoded protein: MTQPDAQQATQIALSADARALLKQLIATPSFSRQEEHTATLIEAFLREKQIPFNRLKNNVWAQNYHFDPDKPTLLLNSHHDTVKVNPSWTLDPFEPLERDDKLFGLGSNDAGGCLVSLLATFAYFYDRPGMRYNIVMAATAEEEISGRDGLELLLPELPPISFAIVGEPTEMQLAIAEKGLLVLDCTAHGVSGHAARNEGDNAIYKAIRDINWLTTYQFPKVSPTLGPIKLSVTIINAGTQHNVVPDTCTFTIDVRVTEQYTLEEVIDTIRKNIEAEVKPRSIRLKPSSIPADHPIVQAGLALGRHTYGSPTTSDQAVLNCPSLKCGPGHSGRSHSADEFIYIREITEGVTGYIQMLEQII
- a CDS encoding DUF937 domain-containing protein: MAVHLLSYLKEQFTPAVVDQLGSELSESSASTLKAINGVLPTLLGGLTRHIQATGGSSSIISFLDKEDYGKTPLNVSQSISEHIINANTTANSRDFLDHIFDDKLPRVIELISIYSGTKPQSVHTILTQAGIILMGVLGRQEQEKGLSAENLQTLLLGQATEFKQALPSGLDGIGSLLGFNDLVTPTGPQTEVQGTDNLSGTIINPNIPKSTEGERRHENVRWLRWALIAIALLVGFMFVQQCRENQNSVDGISTDSTARVESDAVEDTSAATKASIRQAHGQVSDSTVPGPLGIRDSTKMKR
- the lysM gene encoding peptidoglycan-binding protein LysM — translated: MGLLSFFKGVGEKIFHKDEVVPQPAEAEKVEPVRAQALLDHVKQLGLAYNSLTVKTKGDTVTITGSVKTQEDSEKIALAVGNVEGVSAVDNQLVVDAPAPEGKFYTVKSGDSLSKIAKEVYGDPMKYGIIFEANKPMLKDPDLIYPDQVLRIPQL
- a CDS encoding outer membrane beta-barrel protein codes for the protein MKLRQLSLATLLLVSASAAFAQNTVRSLEFGIKGGATFTHGYTTIPGQTVGSVQVPNLENKNNGIGYGYSGGLWARKNFNTFFIQAEVTYNRFVLKQVGALTIDVNASSTLANALPITVQPGILNATLNVVSESVLQAVDVPVLIGKRWMGGKLRGYAGPNFIFVQKATATRTTSGAINANSSVSFPKTDIPASTGTTNLLNKYEAQNLEVKDFTYALEVGVGYTPVPFLDVDLRYAAPVGGVYKDTGIKGFLGIATLSLGFKVF